The nucleotide sequence AGGATGGAAATATCCATTGCATCGTGGGACCGAACGGGTCAGGAAAAAGTTCCCTTGCGTACACGATCATGGGCTGCAGTGGTTATCTACCGTCAAGCGGTACCATTGAATTCAACGGACAGGATGTGACCCATCTGAGCCTGAGCCAGAGGGCGAAAGCAGGTATTACGCTGGCATGGCAGGAACCGGCACGATTTGAAGGTCTGAGCGTGAAAGATTATCTGGCGATATGCTGCAAAGGCGAGGTAGATTATAAAGGGTTTGCACGGGTCCTGGCGCTGGTGAACCTGAGCCCGAAGCGGTACCTGGAACGGGAGGTTGGAGAAACGCTGAGTGGAGGCGAGCGCAAGCGTGTGGAACTGGCTTCGATCGTGATGACGCACCCGAAACTTGCCATTCTCGATGAACCGGACAGCGGGATAGATGTGGTATCCATACAGGACATTGTCACCTTGATACAGGTACTGAAGGAGGAGGGCGCTGCGGTACTGGTGATCACCCACCGGCCTGAAATCGTCAATAGAGGGGATTCGGCCTCGTTGATATGTGACGGCAGGATCGTATTGTCTGGGACCCCGCCCCGGGTGTCAGAACATTACCTGGAGCGGTGCAGGCCCTGTGAAGTTGAAACGGTACACCGGACATGACAGACGAATACAGGACCCTGGTTGAAGCGTATGCACGGTATGGCGGTGAAGTGGATGCACTGAGCATGCCGGATGTGGCGCATCTCCTGGTCCACGGGAACCGGGTGCTTTCATCGCGTCCCGTGACCGGCCTGGATATCCATGTTGAGGAGACCGGTACCGGTGTTAAAATAAAGCTCGTCATCCTGAAGGGGTACCGGATCGAGCACCCGGTACACCTGTGTTTCGGGGTGTTGCCGAAGGAGGGGATACAACAGATTGATTCGGTCATCATTGCCGAAGAAGGGTCCTCTGTGGAACTCCTGGCACACTGCACATTCCCGAATGCGACCAGGGTGAGGCATGTCATGAACGCTGAGATGGAAATACA is from ANME-2 cluster archaeon and encodes:
- a CDS encoding ABC transporter ATP-binding protein; this translates as MLDIQGITLIRDGKEILHEVSLSVEDGNIHCIVGPNGSGKSSLAYTIMGCSGYLPSSGTIEFNGQDVTHLSLSQRAKAGITLAWQEPARFEGLSVKDYLAICCKGEVDYKGFARVLALVNLSPKRYLEREVGETLSGGERKRVELASIVMTHPKLAILDEPDSGIDVVSIQDIVTLIQVLKEEGAAVLVITHRPEIVNRGDSASLICDGRIVLSGTPPRVSEHYLERCRPCEVETVHRT